TTAATGTTTAATTTAATCCAGGCCAGCAGAATGAACCCTTCTCTGCACCGCTGGTGAGATGAGCGATGTTAGTTCAGAGCTTGCAGATAACGGTGTGAGACGGGGATGAATCTAGAGCTGCTGGCACGGCCCAGAAGCCCCCACCCGGCGGGGGTCCCTGGGCTCCGAGCAGTGTCTGGACTATCCTCGGGGAGTGGGGGGCAGTGGCCAGCCCGGATTTGACAAATGCCTTTCCTGTCTTTACAGCTCTTTGCAGACAAGGTGCCGAAGACAGCAGGTTGGTAAAACAACTTTTGCTCCACGGCGACTGTACCAAGCCCCAAACTCAACAAATCTGTTCATGGtggggttttatttcctttgcagAAAACTTCCGTGCTCTGAGCACTGGTGAGAAGGGATTCGGCTACAAGGGGTCCTGCTTCCACAGAATCATTCCTGGGTTCATGTGCCAGGTGCGTGGCGCTCCTGCTGCGGTGGGTGGGTGGGTAGGTGAGGCAGTCTGGCACTCAGGTAGGTTTTGGAGATGGATTGGTTCTGCCATTTGCCTGCACCCAGTTCCGGAGTGTTCTTCTGCACCCATGCCCTGAAATACTGCCTTTTCACAGGGTGGTGACTTCACACGCCACAATGGCACTGGAGGCAAATCCATCTATGGGGAGAAGTTCCCAGATGAGAACTTCATCCTGAAGCACACGGGTCCTGGTATCCTGTCGATGGCCAATGCTGGCCCCAACACGAACGGTTCCCAGTTCTTCATCTGCACTGCCAAGACCGAGTGGTGAGTCGTGGGCTgtgggaggaggagctgggggtctGCATctgggagatgtcttctgttGGCGGATATGGGACTGGCTGTGACTGGTGTTTCTCCACAGGCTGGATGGCAAGCATGTTGTCTTCGGCCGCGTCAAGGAGGGGATGAATGTGGTGGAGGCCATGGAGCGCTGCGGCTCCAAAGATGGCAAAACAAGCAAGAAGATCACCATCACCGATTGTGGGCAGCTCTCCTAAACCCTTCTCTCACCGACTGACGGCTCCTCAGGCAGCCTGGGTGCCACAGCCCGCTGCAGCTCACCTGCTCCCACCCCAGTCCTGATGTACTGCTGCGTTTCTACTGGGTCACGGTCCCACTGGGCCGCAGTTACCTTCGAGTCTAAATAAAACGAGTTAAATTACACACACCATAGCGGTTCCcttctg
The Ammospiza caudacuta isolate bAmmCau1 chromosome 26, bAmmCau1.pri, whole genome shotgun sequence genome window above contains:
- the PPIA gene encoding peptidyl-prolyl cis-trans isomerase A is translated as MANPVVFFDIAANNEPLGRVTFELFADKVPKTAENFRALSTGEKGFGYKGSCFHRIIPGFMCQGGDFTRHNGTGGKSIYGEKFPDENFILKHTGPGILSMANAGPNTNGSQFFICTAKTEWLDGKHVVFGRVKEGMNVVEAMERCGSKDGKTSKKITITDCGQLS